A genome region from Nitrospirota bacterium includes the following:
- a CDS encoding ISNCY family transposase has translation MAEQDMIRMSRREVKRLHIIREALDEQITQTEAARLIDISDRQIRRMIKRIREEGDEGICHRSRGKASNRRIPKTVKERVLKLFRKEYHDFNMAHATEKLFEVHGITINDETLRLWLNEAAIPYKKRKVRKHRQRRERKAHFGEMVQLDGSHHDWFEGRGPVCVFMGYIDDATNTVHGRFYDYEGTMPAMDSMKRYIKRYGIPKSVYLDKHTTYKSWAEPTIEEQLNDQKPMSHFEKSLAALDIEVIHANSPQAKGRVERLFKTLQDRLVREMRLLGVKSVEEANAFLEDYLPKYNRRFAKPAASEADLHRAALHSRELDRILCVKEERTVKNDFTIAHNGTFYQLEQATRAKKVTVEERLDGSLHISYKGQDLRYREITKQPTDTAEARLLLRQRKPWTPPVDHPWKTLFLSKRRRKERIAAAP, from the coding sequence GTGGCAGAACAGGACATGATCAGGATGAGTAGAAGAGAAGTAAAACGTCTGCATATTATCCGTGAAGCATTGGATGAGCAGATCACACAGACAGAAGCCGCAAGGCTTATAGATATCAGTGACCGTCAGATACGGAGGATGATCAAGCGGATCCGGGAAGAAGGTGACGAAGGTATATGCCACCGGTCCAGGGGTAAGGCATCGAACCGCCGGATTCCCAAGACGGTCAAGGAGCGGGTTCTGAAGCTCTTCCGGAAAGAGTATCATGATTTCAACATGGCCCATGCCACAGAGAAGCTTTTCGAGGTACACGGGATCACCATAAACGATGAAACGCTGCGGTTATGGCTGAACGAGGCGGCGATACCCTACAAGAAGCGCAAGGTGAGGAAACATCGTCAGCGGCGGGAGCGGAAGGCCCATTTCGGTGAGATGGTCCAGCTAGACGGCTCCCATCATGACTGGTTCGAGGGCCGTGGTCCGGTCTGTGTGTTCATGGGATACATTGACGACGCTACAAACACTGTACACGGCCGTTTTTATGACTACGAAGGCACCATGCCTGCCATGGACAGCATGAAACGGTATATAAAGCGCTATGGCATCCCCAAGAGCGTCTACTTGGACAAGCACACTACGTATAAGTCCTGGGCTGAGCCGACCATCGAGGAGCAGCTTAACGACCAGAAGCCCATGAGTCATTTTGAAAAGAGCCTGGCAGCTCTGGACATCGAGGTCATCCATGCCAATTCGCCCCAAGCCAAAGGCAGGGTGGAGCGGCTCTTTAAGACCCTTCAGGACCGGCTGGTAAGAGAGATGCGACTTCTGGGGGTCAAAAGCGTTGAGGAGGCAAACGCGTTCTTGGAGGACTATCTGCCGAAGTACAACAGGAGGTTCGCGAAACCGGCTGCATCTGAAGCAGATTTGCACCGGGCCGCATTGCACAGTAGAGAGCTCGACCGTATTCTCTGCGTCAAAGAAGAGCGCACGGTTAAGAACGACTTCACCATCGCTCATAATGGCACCTTTTATCAGCTTGAGCAGGCGACACGGGCAAAGAAGGTAACGGTGGAAGAGCGGCTTGATGGCAGCCTGCATATAAGCTACAAAGGACAGGACCTGCGTTACCGGGAAATCACGAAGCAACCGACCGATACAGCGGAAGCGCGGCTTTTGCTTAGACAGAGAAAGCCATGGACTCCTCCAGTCGATCACCCTTGGAAGACGCTTTTTCTATCAAAGAGAAGAAGAAAGGAACGGATAGCCGCTGCTCCCTAA